Proteins found in one uncultured Desulfuromonas sp. genomic segment:
- the gyrA gene encoding DNA gyrase subunit A: MLSQQNKVSVNIENEMRKSYMDYAMSVIIGRALPDIRDGLKPVHRRVLFAMHELGNEYNKPYKKSARVVGDVIGKYHPHGDSAVYDTIVRMAQNFSMRSPLVDGQGNFGSIDGDSAAAMRYTEVRMAKLSHELLADIEKETVDFGPNYDDSLSEPIVLPCKFPNLLVNGSEGIAVGMATKIPPHNLGEVINGLVAIIDDPTLNFEDLIQIIPGPDFPTAGFILGQEDIQEAYRTGRGIIQMRAKAMVEIDRRTSRESIVINEIPYQVNKAKLIEKIANLIKEKKIEGISDLRDESDRDGMRIVIDLKREAVAGVVLNQLYKMTAMQSSFGIIMLAIVAGQPKILTLREVLDQFIDHRKEIVTRRCVFELKKAEARAHILEGFKIALENLDELIQIIKTSANSQEAKARLIERFSFSDIQAQAILDMRLHRLTGLERDKIINEYNEVLAQIARLKEILGSEVEILKIIRAELIEIKENYDDPRRTEIIAKTKDLSIEDLIVEEDMVVTVSHSGYIKRNAVSLYRSQRRGGKGKTGMRPKEEDFVEKLFIASTHSYILVFTDQGKVYWLKVHEIPQGGRAARGKAIVNLLQLAPEERVMTILPVKEFVEDKYIIAATKNGVVKKTELMAYANPRQGGIISMTIDEGDSLVATRITDGSMDVLLASHHGKSIRFSETDVRPMGRTARGVRGMQLEGDDTIIGMEVVNDNTSASLVSVTENGYGKRTNLSEYRVQSRSGKGIITIKTSDRNGYVVDIKLVTDEEDLMFITDRGKILRTRVGSLSIIGRNTQGVRLMVLEDEERIVAVAKLAEKEEELPQELIENDSEEEPAADQEDE; the protein is encoded by the coding sequence ATGCTCTCTCAGCAAAATAAAGTCAGCGTCAATATAGAAAATGAAATGCGTAAGTCCTACATGGACTATGCAATGAGTGTCATTATCGGTCGTGCTTTACCCGATATTCGCGATGGGCTTAAACCGGTTCATCGTCGCGTCTTATTTGCCATGCATGAACTAGGCAATGAGTACAATAAACCCTATAAAAAATCAGCACGTGTCGTTGGTGATGTTATAGGTAAATACCATCCTCACGGCGACAGTGCTGTTTATGACACTATCGTGCGTATGGCGCAAAACTTTTCCATGAGGAGTCCTCTGGTTGATGGTCAGGGAAACTTTGGTTCCATTGATGGTGATTCTGCGGCTGCTATGCGTTATACAGAAGTTCGAATGGCAAAACTTTCTCACGAACTTCTGGCTGATATTGAAAAGGAGACGGTTGATTTCGGTCCTAACTACGATGATTCCCTTTCTGAGCCCATCGTTTTGCCCTGCAAGTTTCCAAATCTTCTCGTCAATGGTTCTGAAGGTATTGCAGTCGGTATGGCAACAAAAATACCTCCCCATAACCTTGGTGAGGTGATTAATGGTCTGGTTGCCATTATCGATGATCCGACACTGAACTTTGAGGATCTGATTCAAATTATTCCCGGACCCGATTTTCCGACTGCCGGTTTTATTCTTGGGCAGGAAGATATTCAGGAAGCTTATCGCACCGGTCGCGGTATTATTCAGATGCGGGCAAAGGCGATGGTCGAAATTGACCGCCGCACCAGTCGGGAAAGCATCGTTATTAATGAAATTCCGTATCAGGTCAATAAAGCGAAACTGATTGAAAAGATCGCTAATCTGATTAAAGAGAAAAAGATTGAAGGCATCTCTGACCTGCGCGATGAGTCTGACCGCGATGGTATGAGAATTGTGATTGATTTAAAAAGAGAAGCTGTTGCCGGTGTTGTTCTGAATCAGCTCTATAAAATGACGGCAATGCAAAGTTCGTTCGGTATCATCATGTTGGCGATTGTCGCCGGTCAACCGAAGATTCTGACGCTGCGAGAGGTTCTCGATCAGTTTATCGACCACCGTAAGGAGATTGTCACCCGACGTTGTGTCTTTGAACTGAAAAAGGCCGAAGCGCGTGCGCATATTTTGGAGGGTTTTAAAATTGCGTTGGAAAATCTGGATGAATTGATCCAGATCATCAAAACGTCGGCCAACTCTCAAGAAGCTAAAGCGCGATTGATCGAACGATTCAGCTTCAGTGATATTCAAGCTCAGGCGATCCTGGATATGCGGCTGCATCGCTTAACCGGTCTTGAGCGGGACAAAATAATTAACGAATATAATGAGGTGCTCGCTCAGATTGCCCGTCTTAAAGAGATTCTCGGCAGCGAAGTTGAGATTTTAAAAATTATTCGTGCCGAACTGATCGAAATTAAGGAAAATTACGATGATCCACGGCGAACTGAAATTATTGCGAAAACTAAAGATTTGTCGATTGAAGATCTGATTGTCGAAGAGGATATGGTGGTAACGGTCTCCCACTCCGGCTATATCAAACGGAATGCTGTATCACTCTACCGTTCACAACGACGTGGTGGAAAAGGGAAAACCGGGATGCGACCCAAAGAGGAGGATTTTGTTGAGAAACTCTTCATCGCCTCGACCCATTCCTATATTCTCGTCTTCACTGATCAAGGAAAAGTCTACTGGTTAAAAGTCCATGAGATTCCCCAAGGCGGTCGCGCTGCTCGAGGTAAAGCGATAGTCAACCTGTTGCAACTGGCTCCGGAAGAACGGGTCATGACCATTTTGCCGGTTAAGGAGTTTGTCGAAGACAAATACATCATTGCTGCGACGAAAAACGGTGTGGTCAAAAAAACAGAATTAATGGCCTATGCTAATCCCCGTCAAGGCGGCATCATTTCCATGACCATTGACGAAGGTGATTCTCTGGTTGCCACCCGTATTACCGACGGAAGCATGGATGTTCTTCTTGCCAGCCACCATGGCAAGTCGATCCGTTTCTCCGAAACGGATGTGCGTCCTATGGGGCGTACGGCACGAGGTGTGCGTGGCATGCAGCTGGAAGGCGATGATACGATTATCGGAATGGAAGTGGTCAATGATAATACCTCGGCTTCATTGGTCAGCGTGACTGAGAACGGTTATGGAAAACGCACCAACCTCAGTGAATACCGCGTACAAAGCCGTAGTGGTAAAGGGATTATCACGATTAAAACATCTGATCGAAATGGTTATGTTGTTGATATTAAATTGGTGACAGATGAAGAAGATCTGATGTTTATCACGGACCGGGGTAAGATTCTACGTACCCGTGTCGGCTCGCTGTCGATCATTGGGCGCAACACCCAGGGCGTGCGACTTATGGTTCTGGAAGATGAAGAACGGATCGTCGCTGTCGCCAAACTCGCTGAGAAAGAAGAAGAATTACCTCAAGAGTTGATTGAAAATGACTCTGAGGAAGAACCCGCTGCTGATCAAGAGGACGAATAA
- the gyrB gene encoding DNA topoisomerase (ATP-hydrolyzing) subunit B, translating into MENNYSAENIKVLEGLTAVRKRPAMYIGSTSSQGLHHLVYEVVDNSIDEALAGFCDSVYVTLNVDGSVTVEDNGRGIPVDWHATEKKSAAEVVMTVLHAGGKFDSDTYKVSGGLHGVGVSVVNALSSKLELEIRRNGRIYEQTYETGIPKTELKEVSDTIKKGTKITFWPDASIFETVEYSFEVLSKRLRELAFLNAGVRVTITDDRTEKFQEFYYEGGISSFVEYLNRAKNPLHNNIIFFSGEKEGVQIEIAFQYNDGYDEKLYTFANNINTHEGGTHLVGFKAALTRTMNAYATANNLLKNIKASVSGDDLREGMAAVISVKVPDPQFEGQTKTKLGNSEIKGYVETLVNEKLAVYLEENPQVAKKILEKGIEAARAREAARKARDLTRRKGALDGLSLPGKLADCQEKDPALSEIYIVEGDSAGGSAKQGRDRSNQAILPLKGKILNVEKSRFDKMLTSNEIRTLITAMGAGIGKDDFDIAKIRYHRIIIMTDADVDGSHIRTLLLTFFFRQMPEIIERGYLYIAQPPLYKLKKGKKEIYLKDEETLLDYLLSIGVDNCSIDMNNGEKIIRGKQIIPTLKNIIDYDNIFNKLVHKGIKRELLKIFVENKIQFNFEDLVDLKPLVNTLQQAASHAEFTLLENPARILFTLGNVRARIDQKSLDILSSHEYKLLLQSYKQLISISKKDVVVIQQEEKEPITVNDREELLDFFLSRAKKGQYIQRYKGLGEMNPDQLWETTMDPEKRVLLQVKIEDAVATDNIFTVLMGDQVEPRREFIENNALNVSNLDI; encoded by the coding sequence ATGGAAAATAATTACAGTGCAGAAAATATTAAAGTTTTAGAAGGTCTGACAGCTGTACGTAAAAGACCGGCAATGTATATTGGTTCTACAAGCAGTCAGGGTTTACATCACCTTGTTTATGAGGTTGTTGATAATTCAATTGATGAAGCTCTTGCTGGATTTTGTGATTCAGTTTACGTCACATTAAATGTCGATGGATCAGTCACAGTCGAAGATAATGGGCGTGGTATACCGGTAGATTGGCATGCAACTGAAAAAAAATCAGCAGCTGAAGTTGTTATGACAGTACTCCATGCAGGAGGTAAATTTGACAGTGACACCTATAAGGTCTCTGGTGGGTTGCATGGCGTTGGTGTTTCAGTCGTTAATGCCTTATCGAGTAAACTTGAATTAGAAATTCGCAGAAATGGAAGAATATATGAGCAAACTTATGAAACAGGAATTCCTAAAACAGAATTAAAAGAAGTATCTGATACAATTAAAAAAGGGACCAAGATAACTTTTTGGCCTGATGCAAGTATTTTTGAAACTGTTGAATATTCATTTGAAGTTTTATCTAAAAGGCTTAGGGAACTTGCTTTTTTAAATGCTGGTGTACGGGTAACTATTACAGATGATAGAACTGAAAAATTTCAAGAATTTTATTATGAAGGTGGAATTTCATCTTTTGTTGAATATTTGAATAGAGCAAAAAACCCTTTACATAACAACATTATATTTTTTAGTGGAGAAAAAGAAGGTGTACAGATTGAAATAGCTTTTCAATATAATGATGGATATGACGAGAAATTATATACTTTTGCTAATAATATTAATACACACGAAGGTGGAACGCATCTCGTAGGATTTAAAGCTGCATTGACACGTACAATGAATGCTTATGCAACAGCCAACAACTTGCTTAAAAATATTAAGGCATCTGTATCTGGAGATGATCTTCGTGAAGGTATGGCTGCAGTTATTTCTGTTAAGGTTCCTGACCCACAATTTGAAGGACAAACGAAAACCAAGTTAGGTAATTCAGAAATCAAAGGTTATGTTGAGACCTTGGTTAATGAAAAATTAGCTGTTTATCTTGAAGAGAATCCACAAGTAGCCAAAAAAATACTTGAAAAAGGTATTGAAGCCGCACGAGCTCGAGAGGCTGCACGTAAGGCACGAGATTTGACTCGTCGCAAGGGAGCTCTTGACGGTTTGTCGTTACCAGGAAAACTTGCCGATTGTCAGGAGAAAGATCCTGCCCTTAGTGAAATTTATATCGTCGAAGGTGATTCTGCGGGCGGCAGTGCCAAACAGGGGCGTGATCGATCCAATCAGGCTATCTTGCCTTTGAAGGGGAAGATCCTGAATGTTGAAAAATCGCGCTTTGATAAAATGCTGACCTCGAATGAGATTCGCACGTTGATTACAGCAATGGGTGCCGGTATAGGCAAAGATGATTTTGATATTGCAAAAATACGTTACCATCGCATTATCATTATGACTGATGCTGATGTTGATGGTTCACATATTCGTACATTGTTATTGACATTTTTCTTTCGTCAAATGCCTGAAATTATAGAGCGTGGTTACCTTTATATAGCTCAGCCTCCGCTTTATAAACTTAAAAAAGGGAAGAAAGAAATTTATCTAAAAGACGAAGAAACTTTGTTGGATTATTTGTTGTCCATTGGAGTTGATAATTGCTCGATTGATATGAATAATGGTGAAAAAATAATCCGTGGTAAACAAATAATACCAACTCTCAAAAATATTATTGATTACGATAATATTTTTAATAAGTTAGTTCATAAAGGTATAAAAAGAGAGCTTCTTAAAATTTTTGTAGAAAATAAGATTCAATTTAATTTTGAAGATCTTGTTGATCTGAAACCTCTTGTTAATACTTTACAGCAAGCTGCATCTCATGCTGAGTTTACCTTGTTGGAAAATCCTGCACGTATATTATTTACCTTGGGAAATGTTAGGGCTCGTATTGATCAAAAGAGCCTGGATATTCTTTCAAGCCATGAATATAAGCTGTTGCTTCAATCATATAAGCAACTTATATCAATTTCAAAAAAAGATGTTGTTGTTATCCAACAAGAAGAAAAAGAGCCGATTACGGTTAATGACAGAGAGGAACTTTTGGATTTCTTTTTGAGTCGTGCCAAGAAAGGCCAATATATTCAGCGCTATAAAGGTCTTGGAGAAATGAACCCGGATCAACTTTGGGAAACAACGATGGATCCAGAAAAACGGGTACTGCTGCAGGTTAAAATTGAAGATGCTGTGGCAACAGATAATATCTTTACCGTTTTAATGGGAGATCAGGTTGAACCACGTCGCGAATTTATCGAAAACAACGCACTGAATGTGTCTAATCTTGATATTTAA
- a CDS encoding AAA family ATPase, translating into MIDKIKLKNFRCFDYLELSLSEKNIICGQNGSGKTNIVESIYICSNYRTLNSKTKNNELIKFNSEKAEIEIKTKKELKLSISKNKYIYIDGFESDVLSFVKSFKCVFFLADEIYIFFSKPSSRRKYFDQLIFNLDSSYLLLIQKYFKILKNRNIQYKKQNLLENEIWTEYLKEINNSITAKKKKYIADLSDTFKKVAKELLGKEIDFAIELDRREYFQGIENKEIKIGRTLFGHHLEDYKLFIDGININCYSSNGQKKLYLLLLKLSHLSLSELYASNQAFIVDDLSSELDFITINKIIEYLSKIKKQVLITNIDRLNIDNFNIININNHN; encoded by the coding sequence ATGATAGATAAAATAAAACTTAAAAATTTTAGATGTTTCGACTATTTAGAATTATCTTTAAGTGAAAAAAATATTATCTGTGGTCAAAATGGTAGCGGTAAAACAAATATTGTTGAATCAATATATATATGTAGTAATTATAGAACTTTAAATTCTAAAACTAAAAACAATGAACTTATAAAATTTAATTCTGAAAAAGCAGAAATAGAAATAAAAACAAAAAAAGAATTAAAATTATCGATATCAAAAAACAAATATATATATATAGACGGTTTTGAATCAGATGTTTTGTCTTTTGTAAAATCATTTAAATGCGTTTTCTTTCTAGCAGATGAAATTTATATCTTCTTTAGTAAACCATCATCAAGAAGAAAATATTTTGATCAACTTATTTTTAACTTAGATTCAAGTTATCTTCTTCTTATACAGAAGTATTTTAAAATTTTAAAAAATAGAAACATACAATATAAAAAACAAAATTTACTAGAAAATGAAATTTGGACTGAATATCTAAAAGAAATAAATAATAGCATTACTGCTAAGAAAAAAAAATATATTGCTGATTTATCTGATACTTTTAAAAAAGTAGCTAAAGAATTATTAGGAAAAGAAATTGATTTTGCTATAGAACTAGATAGGAGAGAATATTTTCAAGGTATTGAGAATAAGGAAATAAAAATAGGCAGAACATTATTTGGTCATCATTTAGAAGATTATAAATTATTTATTGATGGTATAAATATAAATTGCTATTCCTCTAATGGCCAAAAAAAACTATATCTACTATTATTGAAATTATCCCATTTAAGTTTGTCTGAACTCTATGCGAGTAATCAAGCATTTATTGTTGATGATCTATCGAGTGAACTTGATTTTATAACAATTAATAAGATAATAGAATATTTATCAAAGATAAAAAAACAGGTTTTAATAACAAATATTGATAGACTGAATATAGATAATTTTAATATTATTAATATTAATAACCATAATTAA
- the dnaN gene encoding DNA polymerase III subunit beta, with the protein MKITTKKNDLLKGLTLVQGVVEKKKTLPILSNVLLETDRDNSQLILTATDLEIGIKTHIKAEIINEGKITISAKKLYEIVKELADSDITLKVKENNWVEIINGKSKFNIVGLSSEEFPLITDKQTENNLEIDGQTFKNIIDKTFYAISSDESKFNLNGIYLHNETIDDNRYIKFVSTDGHRLSLMQIETDTNILDQKGVIFPKKGLAELRKIIDQENQEIKISILDNNAIINIDKTTLVMRLIDGDFPDYKRVIPEMSDNCCHINGEILLHTLRRISLLANEKSKGINIEFSQNEIKVTSSNPEYGDASETIKTIYEGNEVKIGFNSKYLIDVISNVIDKEIRIYIKDNMSPCLILPEDTDNYLAVIMPMRI; encoded by the coding sequence ATGAAAATAACCACCAAAAAAAATGATCTGCTCAAAGGTCTTACTTTGGTACAAGGCGTCGTTGAAAAAAAGAAAACCCTCCCGATTCTTTCTAATGTGCTCTTAGAAACAGATAGAGACAATTCACAACTTATTTTAACTGCAACAGATTTAGAAATTGGTATAAAAACTCATATAAAAGCAGAAATTATAAATGAAGGTAAAATAACAATTTCAGCTAAAAAACTTTATGAAATAGTAAAAGAACTTGCTGATTCTGATATAACTTTAAAAGTTAAAGAAAATAATTGGGTTGAAATTATAAATGGAAAATCTAAATTTAATATTGTTGGGTTATCTTCAGAAGAATTTCCATTAATAACTGATAAACAAACAGAAAATAATCTTGAAATTGATGGACAAACTTTCAAAAATATAATCGATAAAACATTTTATGCAATTTCAAGTGATGAAAGTAAATTTAATTTAAATGGTATATATTTACATAATGAAACAATAGATGATAATAGATATATAAAATTTGTATCTACAGATGGTCATAGACTTTCTTTGATGCAAATAGAAACAGACACAAACATACTTGATCAAAAGGGAGTTATATTTCCCAAAAAAGGTTTAGCAGAATTAAGAAAAATAATAGATCAAGAAAATCAGGAAATAAAAATATCAATCTTAGATAATAATGCAATCATCAATATAGATAAAACTACACTTGTGATGAGATTGATTGATGGAGACTTTCCTGACTATAAACGTGTAATCCCTGAAATGAGTGACAATTGTTGTCATATAAATGGAGAAATTTTATTACATACACTCCGAAGAATTTCTTTGCTGGCAAATGAAAAATCAAAAGGAATAAATATCGAGTTTTCACAAAACGAAATAAAAGTCACATCTTCTAATCCAGAATATGGGGATGCAAGTGAAACAATAAAGACAATTTACGAAGGAAATGAAGTAAAAATTGGATTCAACTCTAAATATTTAATAGATGTAATTTCAAATGTTATTGATAAAGAAATAAGAATTTATATCAAAGATAATATGTCACCCTGTCTAATTTTACCTGAAGATACTGATAATTATTTAGCAGTCATAATGCCTATGCGTATCTGA
- the dnaA gene encoding chromosomal replication initiator protein DnaA produces MAEIFWQDIKKILQKKLNKQHYSTWIEPIEFDGIEENTINISVSNKFIKDWIEKNYRDLILSEAKKINSAIENINLKTDKTIKKTKIKEPENEQKSEIKNNKINSNININPEYTFSKFISGSSNQFASAAAMAVANNPATIYNPLFIYGGVGLGKTHLINAIGNEIIKNNKNIKVSYYSSEKFTNELINSIRYGKMDEFRNKFRSIDVLLIDDVQFIAGKERTQEEFFHTFNSLYESHKQIVVTSDKFPKEIPGLEERLRSRFEWGLIADIQPPDIETKQAILEAKAEQNNIILPQEVALFLSSSVISNIRELEGYLVRIGAYSSLTSTPISIEMAKNILKDIIVESNKELTIEDIQKKVSNHFNIKISEIKSAKRVKNLVVPRQIAMYLCRQLTSCSYPEIGDHFGGKDHSTVIHAIKKIEKNIEDDSYLRSTIKTIKNTLLPS; encoded by the coding sequence ATGGCAGAAATTTTTTGGCAGGACATAAAAAAAATACTACAGAAAAAATTAAATAAACAACATTATTCGACCTGGATCGAACCTATAGAATTTGACGGTATCGAAGAAAACACAATAAACATTTCAGTTTCCAATAAATTTATCAAAGATTGGATTGAAAAAAATTATCGTGATTTAATTTTATCTGAAGCAAAAAAAATAAACAGCGCTATTGAAAATATAAATTTAAAAACAGACAAAACAATAAAAAAAACAAAAATTAAAGAACCTGAAAATGAGCAAAAAAGCGAAATAAAAAATAACAAAATAAATAGTAATATAAATATAAATCCAGAATACACTTTTTCTAAATTCATTTCAGGATCATCAAATCAATTTGCTTCAGCCGCAGCTATGGCAGTAGCAAATAATCCTGCGACTATATACAATCCACTATTCATATACGGTGGAGTCGGTCTCGGAAAGACACACCTTATCAATGCCATCGGTAATGAGATCATAAAGAACAATAAAAATATAAAAGTAAGTTATTATTCTTCTGAAAAATTCACAAATGAACTAATTAATTCAATCAGATATGGAAAAATGGATGAATTTAGAAATAAGTTCAGATCTATAGATGTACTACTTATAGATGATGTACAATTCATTGCCGGGAAAGAAAGAACACAAGAAGAATTTTTTCACACGTTCAATTCGCTATACGAATCGCATAAACAAATTGTTGTCACTTCTGATAAATTTCCAAAAGAAATTCCTGGATTGGAAGAACGTTTAAGATCACGATTTGAATGGGGATTAATAGCAGATATACAACCCCCAGATATTGAAACAAAACAGGCAATACTTGAGGCAAAAGCAGAACAAAATAATATAATTTTACCCCAAGAGGTAGCACTATTTTTATCAAGTTCAGTAATAAGTAATATAAGAGAATTAGAAGGATATCTTGTACGAATTGGTGCCTATTCAAGTTTAACATCAACACCAATATCAATTGAAATGGCAAAAAATATTTTAAAAGATATAATTGTTGAATCAAATAAAGAATTAACAATAGAAGACATACAAAAAAAAGTATCAAATCATTTCAATATAAAAATTTCAGAAATAAAATCAGCTAAAAGAGTTAAAAATCTAGTAGTGCCAAGACAAATCGCAATGTATTTATGTAGACAACTAACTTCATGCTCATATCCAGAAATTGGTGATCATTTTGGTGGTAAAGATCATTCTACAGTAATACATGCAATAAAAAAAATTGAGAAAAATATTGAAGATGACAGCTATTTAAGATCAACAATAAAAACGATCAAAAACACATTACTACCCTCATAA
- the rpmH gene encoding 50S ribosomal protein L34 gives MKRTYQPSRVSRKRTHGFRKRMSTSNGRNVIKRRRNRGRKALAATISSK, from the coding sequence ATGAAAAGAACATATCAACCCAGTCGTGTGAGCCGTAAGCGTACTCATGGTTTCCGTAAAAGGATGTCTACAAGTAATGGTCGCAATGTAATCAAACGCCGCCGTAATCGTGGCAGAAAAGCTTTGGCTGCGACAATATCATCCAAATAG
- the rnpA gene encoding ribonuclease P protein component gives MFIKNKTDYSRCYQLGVKKHTRYFILFFIATDSPARFGFTVSKKIGGAVVRNRIKRLLREFVRNHYSDDLFYDVVIVAKRRAALFNKKKYAELADDLLPQLMP, from the coding sequence TTGTTTATAAAAAACAAGACGGATTATTCACGTTGCTATCAGTTGGGTGTTAAAAAGCATACCCGGTATTTCATCTTGTTTTTCATTGCTACAGACAGCCCTGCCAGATTTGGTTTTACAGTCAGTAAAAAAATTGGCGGGGCTGTTGTTCGAAATCGCATCAAACGCCTATTGAGAGAGTTTGTCAGAAATCATTATTCTGATGACCTTTTTTATGACGTTGTTATTGTAGCGAAGCGTCGAGCCGCATTATTTAATAAAAAAAAATATGCTGAACTCGCTGATGATCTTTTACCTCAGTTAATGCCATGA
- the yidD gene encoding membrane protein insertion efficiency factor YidD, whose protein sequence is MNTNPLVNLSLFLIKVYQRTISPLTPPSCRFIPTCSEYAILSIKKYGFFVGVFKSILRILRCNPLFKGGYDPVK, encoded by the coding sequence ATGAATACCAATCCTTTGGTAAATTTATCACTTTTCCTTATCAAGGTTTATCAGCGCACTATTTCCCCCCTTACACCGCCTTCTTGTCGATTTATTCCCACCTGTTCTGAATACGCAATTTTATCGATAAAAAAATATGGTTTTTTTGTCGGCGTATTTAAATCTATCTTAAGGATTTTGAGATGTAATCCACTTTTTAAAGGTGGGTATGATCCTGTTAAATAG
- the yidC gene encoding membrane protein insertase YidC yields MENKNTLVALILMLIVWTGFTFLFPHSENQSPDSEVAVKVEDQSLLANSVVDAQTVVNVEDNTSTVNTSDRFITFENDVFEATISVSSSSLVDLKLKDYKRDIDNDSDLVSLLDKNDNIKSLVFYGNNDFSQLSNAVFESNISDDHVIISQNSLKVDFYSTVDNYKINKRYIFYKNKYDFDIIYSLKNTSTESTSGNIVLSLSNFWSEDIKGNRLEFVGPVYFSDDELTTIDVEDIDNEIYSNIDWSGFENKYFFSAVIGNDKFSNLLVKHQNNYVQTNLISSDLNISNGQQIDFNTKVFYGPKDVQILKGVDDNLVRVVDYGFFKILAKPLHTVLNFFYGYIGNYGFSIILLTVIIKMLFWPLTQKSYVSMKAMQKIQPEMKKLREKYGNDRESLNRKMMELYREHRVNPLGGCLPMLVQIPVFFALYKVLLGTIELRHAPFIFWITDLSVKDPYYITPLVMGLTMFIQQKLTPNTMDPMQAKMMLAMPVVFTFLFLNFPAGLVVYWLVNNLLTIFQQYLIYKKPA; encoded by the coding sequence ATGGAAAACAAAAATACACTGGTCGCTTTGATTTTAATGCTCATTGTCTGGACGGGTTTCACGTTCTTATTTCCCCACTCTGAAAATCAATCTCCAGATTCAGAGGTTGCTGTTAAGGTTGAAGATCAATCTTTGCTGGCAAATTCAGTTGTTGATGCACAGACAGTTGTTAATGTTGAAGATAATACTTCAACGGTAAACACATCAGATCGTTTTATAACATTCGAAAATGATGTTTTTGAAGCAACTATCTCAGTTTCATCATCTTCTTTAGTCGATTTGAAACTCAAAGATTATAAGAGGGATATTGATAATGATTCTGATTTAGTATCGTTGCTTGATAAGAACGATAATATTAAATCGCTTGTTTTTTATGGTAATAACGATTTTAGTCAATTATCTAATGCTGTTTTTGAATCTAATATTTCTGACGATCATGTAATAATTTCTCAAAATAGTTTAAAAGTTGATTTTTATTCTACTGTTGATAATTATAAAATAAATAAAAGATATATCTTTTATAAAAATAAATATGATTTCGATATTATTTATTCTTTAAAAAATACATCTACAGAGTCAACTAGTGGAAATATTGTTTTATCTTTATCTAATTTTTGGTCCGAAGATATAAAAGGTAATCGGCTGGAATTTGTTGGACCTGTTTATTTTTCTGATGATGAATTGACTACAATTGATGTTGAAGATATTGACAATGAGATTTATTCAAATATTGATTGGTCTGGTTTTGAAAATAAGTATTTTTTCTCGGCCGTAATAGGGAATGATAAATTTTCAAACTTATTAGTAAAACATCAAAATAATTATGTTCAAACTAATCTGATTTCTTCCGATTTAAATATTTCGAATGGTCAGCAGATAGATTTTAATACTAAAGTTTTTTATGGTCCTAAAGACGTTCAAATTCTCAAAGGGGTTGATGATAATTTAGTACGTGTTGTTGATTATGGTTTTTTTAAAATATTAGCTAAGCCTTTGCACACGGTTCTCAATTTCTTTTATGGGTATATTGGCAATTATGGTTTTTCAATTATTTTACTGACTGTCATTATAAAAATGCTTTTCTGGCCGTTAACTCAAAAGAGTTATGTATCAATGAAGGCGATGCAGAAAATCCAGCCAGAAATGAAAAAACTCAGAGAAAAATATGGTAATGACCGCGAGTCTCTTAATCGTAAAATGATGGAGTTATATCGCGAACATCGTGTTAATCCTCTGGGAGGTTGTCTGCCGATGTTGGTGCAGATTCCTGTCTTTTTTGCGCTCTATAAGGTTCTTCTTGGAACGATTGAGTTGCGTCATGCACCCTTTATTTTCTGGATCACTGATTTATCTGTAAAGGACCCTTATTACATAACGCCATTGGTTATGGGTTTAACGATGTTTATTCAACAAAAATTGACTCCAAATACAATGGATCCTATGCAGGCTAAAATGATGTTGGCCATGCCTGTTGTTTTTACATTTCTGTTTCTGAATTTTCCAGCTGGGCTTGTTGTCTATTGGTTGGTGAATAATCTTTTGACTATTTTCCAGCAATATTTAATTTATAAAAAGCCTGCTTGA